The segment CAACCCGTTCCGTGGGTGTGTGGAGTATGGTAGCGGGGAGCGGAAAAAGTGTGAAATTCCTCTCCATCATAAAACAGATCCACCGCTTCTTCGTCTTCGGTGTGTCCACCCTTGATAATAACTGCCGAAGCTCCCATATCCAGTATTTGTTTGGCGGCGTCCATGCGTTCCTGTGAAGTGGAAAGGCTTCTGTTTACGATCACTTCAGCCTCATGCAGATTAGGAGTGACTAACGTAGCCAAGGGAAGTAAAGTCTGCTTTAATGCTTGACGTGCCGGTTGATCCAACAGTGCGGCGCCGCTTTTGGAGATCATCACCGGATCGATGACAAGTGGAGACAAGCGATGCTGTCGGACCTTATCGGCGATGACTTCCATGATGGAAATACTGGCAATCATTCCGGTCTTTACGGCATCAACACCAATATCCTCGACGACAGCATCAATTTGTCGGCCTACTGCTTCTTCCGACAATTCGTAGATGCCTGTAACGGTTTGTGTGTTTTGAGCCGTAATGGCTGTTAAAGCGCTCATTCCGAATACACCTAGCTCCTGAAAGGTTTTGAGATCTGCCTGTATGCCAGCACCACCACCACTGTCGGAACCGGCGATTGTAAGAGCACGGGGGATAGTCAATGAATGTTTCCTCCTTTACAAAATAAAAAACGCCCTGGGTAAACCAGAGCGTGAGTGAATGAATCCGCAGGCATGACAGAAAAAGCCCATGTAGTTCCCTCCGCTGGTATTACCCAGTTCAGGTTTAACGGTCGGGGGCAAATCAGCCCCCCTCTCAGCCCGGTTTTCCAAGCTCCCGTATCTTGTCACTTTTATCATACCGACCCGGTCTGTTTCTTGTCAAATGACATTGGCATACGTCCACACCTGCCAATGGTTACTTTCATAGGGTGTAAGGAGTGACGAGGGGGAAAGGAGGTTTTGAAATGAGTGGTGCTACCAGCGGTTTTTTAGGGCTGTTTGGTCTGAAATGGGTTGCTGTAGCCATTGCTGTAATCGTGATACTCTTCCTGTTTTTCGCTTTTTTCTGGTGGTGGGGTGGCGGTTTCTACGGTTACGGACCCTACTTTTAGATTCGATTGTATACCTGAAAAGACAGAAGGAAGGGATTGGGGTCAGCTTCCGGCGCAATGAGGAATCCGTTTTGACAAGGGGTAAATCCGTTGGTAAGTGAGTCATGGTTTTGTTCACTGAGAATTTCACTTTCAAGGAGGGGATGGGGGGCGTTGGTGCCCTCCGTTTTAAAAGTGGATACTGAAAAATGATGCATGGCCATGAGGTTTCCAACCTATTCAGTCCTTGTGAAGGCTCCTTTCGCTCAAGAGGGATCAACGTGACAAAATCCTTTATTTTCACATAGATATAAAGTGGGGAAAAGGAGGATCAAAAATGGGCAAGTTGTATCCTTGGTATCCTTCTTTGTTTGAACAGGGTTTTCGCAAATGGTCGGAACAGATGAAAAATTTATGGGATGAACAGGGCAAGGGAATTCGCAGTGATTATTATCAAACGGATCAGGAGGTAGTGGTTGTAGTCGAAATTCCGGGTCTTAGTCCCATGCACGCCATTGAAGTCAAAGTGGTGGAGAACATCTTGTTCATTCAGGGAACGATGCAAGAAAAAGGGGAAGAGACAGGATTTTTATCCCAGAGCTCGTTTTTATTCAACTTGTTGTTACCGGCAAAAGTTGATCCTACAAGAATCAAAACGGATTTTGAACAGGATGATGGTGTATTAACTCTTCGTTTGCCAAAAGTATAGCCTGCCTGGGGATGCCGGGAAAAAAGTGATGGGCCGAGGTCCGAAGTTTGCAGCGGGCGGGGGAGGGAGTCCCTGCCCGTGGGCAACAATTTAAAGGGTCCCTCAGGAAAAATCCTAAAAGGCGATTTAGATGGAAGAAATCGGGTTAAGGGACTCCTTTGTTTATGCTAAGATATAGACAGAGGTTTTTGTTTTTGAAAGAGGTGTACATATGACAATAAGCAAAGACGGGGGTTTCCGTCAGATGTTGGCAGAGTTGACAGAGGCAGCAGGGCCTCCAGGACATGAGGCTCCGGCTCGCAGTACGATGGAGCGTTGGGCAGAGCCGGTGGCAGATGAGTTGAAGAGGGATCACCTGGGTTCGGTGATTGCTGTCAAAAAAGGTACGGATCATCCCCGGATCATGGTGGCAGGGCATTTGGATGAAGTCGGATTTATGGTTACCCAAATTACGGAAGACGGATTTTTGCGTTTTCAACCTTTAGGCGGCTGGTGGAGTCAAGTGGTTTCCGCCCAGCGTGTAGAAGTACATACTCACAAGGGAACGTATTTAGGTGTAATCGGTTCCAAACCTCCTCATCTTTTGTCTCCAAAGCAAAGAGAAAAAGCGACCTCCATGGATGACCTGTTTATTGATTTGGGGGTTTCCAATAAGGAGGAAGTGGAAGCACTGGGTGTTATGCCAGGGGATACAGTGGTTCCTTGGTCACCCTTTACGGAAATGGCCAACTCCGACTATTGGTTGGCCAAAGCCATGGATAACCGGATGGGTTGCGCAGTGGCTGTGGAGGTTCTTCGACGCCTTAAAGGAAGGAATCATCCTAATCATGTATATGGAGTAGGAACCGTTATGGAAGAAGTGGGCCGTCGGGGTGCCATTACCGCAACAGCTACCGTGAAACCGGATATTGGTTTTGCAGTGGATGTGGGTATAGCCGGGGATACACCAGGTTGCGGGCCCAATCAAGCCCCTGGAAAACTGGGTGAAGGGCCTCAGTTGATTCTTTATGATGCGGGTCATGTTCCCCATCGGGGTTTGAGTCGCTTGGTGGAAAGAACAGCAGAGGAAAACGGGATTCCATTGCAACACGAATGGATCAACCGGGGTGCCACCGATGCCAGCTATATCCACCTTCACGGCAAAGGAGTTCCCACAGTTTCTTTGGGGGTGCCTTCTCGTTACATTCATAGTCATACATCCATCATCCATCGAAAAGATGCTGAACATTTGGTTGACCTCTTAGTGGCTCTGATTCTTCGTTTGGATGCGGAAACAGTGGAAAAACTGAAGTTTGACTGATAAAATTGCCAGCCGCCTTAAAGAGGCGGCTGTTTCGACAATCGCATGAAAGATCCGGATAGGGGTTCTTCCTGAATTTGAGTCGCCGGGGACAGGCGACTCTTCTTTATTGAGAAGTTTTCAGGATGGAGATATGGGCGGCTGGGCCTGCTCCCTTGGTAAATGTTCATAGAGAAGATCAACCATTTCATCCTGCTGTTTTTTATTGCTGCCTTCCCAAATCACTTCAAACAATACGCCTAACCCTGGAAGTAATTTTTCTTCTCCTCGTTGGATGGATTCTGTAATCATTTCACGTAATTCTGTTTCATCCATGTCACGGATATTATGAATTACGGCTCCTCGAATAGGAAAATTCACAGTCAGATGCCCTCCTTTCAATGGTATTGTGACCTTTGGGTTTACTCTTATACTTCATTGATCACGTACCCGGCAATATTTGAATTATTATCTTCCTTCCCGATTTGTTGTATCGCCGATCCTTTTCATGATCATGTGTATATGGGATTGCCATCTTTTTGATATGGTATAATATCTCCGACTGGTAGTGAGGAGGATCGGTATGAGTAAACAATTTGCGGTGATCGGCCTGGGTCGCTTCGGGGGCAGCGTGGCCAAAACCTTGCATGATATGGGGTATGAGGTCTTGGCAATGGATCGGGATCCCCAACGGGTTCAAGATTACGCCCAGATTGTTACCCATGCGGTGGAAGCGGATTCAACAGATGAAAAAGCACTTCGGGCATTGGGAATCCGAAACTTTGATGTTGTGGTGGTCTCCATCGGTGAGGATATCCAGTCCAGTATTATGACCACGCTGATTCTATTGGAAATCGGTGTTGAAAAAGTGGTCGTTAAAGCGAAAAACGATCTTCACGGAAAGGTGTTGTACAAAATCGGGGCGTACAAAGTGGTGTACCCCGAGCGAGATATGGGAGTTCGCCTGGTTCACAATCTTATTTCTCCCAACATCTTGGATTACATTGAATTGGCGGATGACTACAGTATTATCGAGGTGAGCGCCGGTGATTTTTTCGCCGGAAAAAGCTTGGAGCAATTGGATATCCGGGCTAAATATGGATGTAATGTAATGGCTATCAAGAGTAAAGATGGAATCAATATCGCGCCCTTGGCCCATGATGTTATCCATGCAAAGGATATCCTTGTGGTGATCGGTCATAATAATGATCTGAAAAAATTGGAGGAAAAAGCATAAGTGCCATGAAAATCCGTCAAATTACTTCTTCACAAAATGATCATGCAAAAAGATGGCGTAAGCTGGGTAGCCGTAAGGGACGGGAAAAATACGGGGCTTTGTTGGTGGAAGGAGAGCATTTGTTGCTGGAGGCGATCCGGGCGGAGTGGACAGTACGTTCCGTATTGGTGGCAGATGAGGAAACAAGCGTGTTGGATCGTATCCCCCTCGCCGAAGAAGTTCCGATATATTCCCTGTATCCCTCTAACTTCTCACAACTGGTGGATACCCAGACGCCTCAGGGAATTGCCGCCGAGGTGATGATCCCTGCTGTTGAACAGTATGAGCCTTCTCATCAGGAAAAGGTGTTGTTATTAGACGGGATTCAAGATCCGGGAAACCTGGGGGCCATATTACGGACGGCGGAAGCGACGGGAATCCGGGATATTTGGCTGGGACCCGGTACAGTGGATCCCTTTAATCCAAAGGTAGTCCGCTCTGCGATGGGTTCGCTGTTTCGTTCCCGGTTACGGCGGATCGATTTAAGACAGGCAATCACCGATTTGCAAGCACAAGGTTTTTTTGTGGTCAGTACGAATCCCCGTGCTGAAAAGACTCACTTTCAATGTATCTATCCAGATAAAACAGCTGTCCTGTTGGGAAACGAAGGTCGGGGTGTACATCCTGATCTGGAAGAGATGGCGGATGCACAAGTTCAAATTCCCATGCCGGGAAAGGTGGAATCTCTCAATGTATCAGTGACTGCGGGTATTCTCCTCTATGAGATGGTTCGCCAGGAGTGGGAAAAGGAGTAACATTGGTTGAATGACCATTTGCAAAGCACCCTGGTTTTCGTTATACTAGTTAGAAACTTTGTTCATACAATCAGCTGAGATGGAGAAAAGTACTGCATCCGCAACTTCCCAGGGAGGAAGCGTCCAGACTGAAAACGTTTCTAAGGTAGCGGTTGCAGGAAGTTCCCTCCGGAGCTGTTCCTCTGAACATTTCATCATCAGTAAGGGGAACCGGATGAAATCCGTTAATGTTGAAGAGTGGATCAGGCATCTTTGGTGTCTGGTCAACAAGGGTGGTACCGCGATCTCTCGTCCCTTTGGATGAGGGATTTTTTATTTGGTGAAAGGGAGGAAAAGCGCCATGAAGGATCGGTTGCAGGCATTGGAACAAGAAGCCTTTACTTCTATTCGATCCATTGGGGATGTGGAGGAATTAAAGGCACTTCGAGTTCGGTATCTTGGGAAAAAAGGAGAACTGACGGAAATTTTACGGGGAATGAAGGATGTTGCTCCCGACGAGCGACCTGTCATCGGCTCATTGGCCAATGATATCCGGGCACGTTTGGAGGAGGGGATATCCTCCAGGGAAGAAGAGTTACAGGAACAGGCTTTGGAAATCCGCCTTCGTCATGAACAGATCGATGTGACACTCCCAGGTAAGCCACAAGCCTTGGGAGGAATCCATCCTATAAGTGCCGTCATTGAACAGATTGAGGATATTTTTGTCGGAATGGGATTTGAGGTGGCGGAAGGGCCGGAAGTGGAACTGGACTCTTATAATTTTGAATCCCTTAATATACCCAAAGATCATCCAGCCCGGGATATGCAGGATTCCTTTTATGTTACACCGGAGATCTTGTTGCGCACCCATACGTCACCGGTTCAGGTACGTACCATGGAAAAAAAAGAGGGGCAAGTGCCTGTCAAAATCATTTGTCCAGGGAAGGTTTACCGGAGAGATGATGATGATGCCACCCATTCCCACCAATTTCATCAAGTTGAGGGACTGGTGGTGGATCGGGGAATTGCCATGAGTGAATTACATGGGATTTTGGCCGCTTTTGCCGAAAAACTATTTGGTATGGAATTGGAAACCCGTTTGCGCCCCAGTTACTTTCCCTTTACAGAGCCCAGTGTGGAGATGGATATTTCCTGTGTTCAATGTGGCGGTCAAGGGTGTCGGATGTGTAAGGAAACCGGATGGATTGAAATTTTGGGGGCGGGAATGGTTCATCCCCGGGTTTTGGAAGGGGCTGGATACGATTCGGAACGCTACACCGGTTTTGCATTTGGGATGGGTCCGGACCGGATTGCTTTGCTGAAATACGGAATTGACGATATTCGTCACTTTTATACCAATGATTTACGCTTCCTGCGACAATTCCAATCTGTATGAAAGGAGAACACCGATGCAAGTATCTTATCGTTGGTTGAAAGAATATGTGGACCTAAAAGGAGTTACGCCGGAACAGTTGGCGGAGGAGTTGACTCGAGGGGGCATTGAAGTGGATGGGATTCAGCCCCGTAACAATGGAGTGGAGAAGGTAGTAGTGGGAAAGGTATTGGACACACAGCCCCATCCAAATGCGGATAAGCTGAAGGTCTGTACCGTGGATGTTAATGAGGAAGATCCTCTGCAAATCGTGTGTGGAGCGGCCAATGTAGCAAAGGGGCAATATGTACCTGTAGCCCTGCACAAGGCTCGATTGCCAGGTGGAGTTAAAATCAAAAAATCCAAGCTTCGGGGTGTTGCATCCCAGGGTATGATCTGCTCAGCCGATGAACTGGGATTGCCGGAAAAGTTATTGACCAAACACCAACAGGATGGAATCCTGGTGCTTCCGGAAGAGACAAAGATCGGTTCCGACGTGGCGGAGGTACTGGAGCTGGATGATTATATTTTGGAACTGGATTTGACACCCAATCGCTCAGACTGTCTCAGTATGAGAGGGGTTGCCTATGAAGCGGCAGCTTTGCTGGATCGGGAACTTAACTTACCGCAGACAGAAGAAAAGGTTGGCAAAGGGAAGGAAGTGGACATTACTCTGGATGTGGAAGAAGACTGTCCTTTCTATGCCCTTCAGGTGGTAAAAAACTTGAAGTTGGGCCCTTCTCCCCAATGGATGCAGAATCGGTTGATGGCGGCAGGGGTTCGTCCCATTAATAACGTAGTCGATGTGACCAATTATGTTATGTTGGAATATGGACAACCTCTCCACGCCTTTGATTATCAGAAAGTATCGGATGAAGAGATTATTGTACGTCGGGCCCGAGCCGGAGAAACGGTGGAAACCTTGGACGGCGTGACCCGGGGCTGCGATGAGGAAACACTTTTGATCACCGATGGCGAGAAACCCATCGCCATTGCAGGGGTTATGGGGGGAGCCAACTCTGAGGTAACGGAGGAAACCACCACTGTTTTGCTGGAATCCGCCTACTTTTCACCTACTTTGGTACGCCGCACTGCCCGCAGATTGGGGCTACGCTCTGAAGCCAGCAACCGCTTTGAAAAAGGAGTGGACCCGGAGGGCATCATCCCGGCACTGGAGCGGGCTGTTCACCTGTTAACAGAACTGGCGGGGGGGCAGGCAGCTTCGCCGGTGACTGTGGAGAAAGTCGGTGATGTGGAAGAAGTGACCATTCAACTTCGACACAACCGATTGACAGGTCTGTTGGGAGTGCAAATTACTGAAGAAGCAGTTCGGGATATCTTCAAACGTCTTCGCTTTGAGACGGAAGTGAAAAATGAGACGTATCGGGTTCAGGTTCCTTCGAGACGGCCGGATCTCTCTATCGAAGTGGATCTGATTGAAGAAGTGGCACGGTTGTATGGCTACAATCGGATTCCCTCCACTCTTCCCTGGGGACAGCAGTTTCCCGGCTCCTTGACTCAGGAACAGAAGCTGCGTCGCAGGATTCGCCATACTTTACAGGATGTCGGCCTATTTGAAGTAATTGGCTACAGTTTGACCCATCCAAAACGATTGAAGGAGATTGCATCTCTATACTCCGGCTTCCAACCCATTCGGATCAGTATGCCCATGAGTGATGAGCGAAAGGTTTTGCGCACTTCCCTGATCCCTCAATTGGTGGAAACCGCGGAGTACAATGTCCACCGGCGCCAGGAGGAGATCCGCTTATTTGAATTGAGTCGGGTGTTTCTGACAGAGGAAAAGCTGAAGGATGATCTCCCGGAGGAACGGTGGATGTTAGCAGGATTGCTCACCGGATCCGGAGCAGGGAAGCATTGGGGGAAACAGGAGGAGACCCTTGACTTTTACACGGTTAAAGGATTGCTTGAAATGTTGTTCACTCGGCTGGGAGTCAAGGGTGTCAACTATCGGGCAGCACAGTTGAAAGGGTATCATCCAGGGCGGACAGCAGAACTGGTGATTGGAGAAGAAACAGTAGGGATTCTTGGTCAGCTTCACCCGAAAGTGGAAGCAAATCATGATTTGGATGACACCTATGTGTTCGAACTGGATTTGGTCAAGGTGTTGGAAAAGGCAGGAGAGCATATAGTAGGGTATCACCCGTTACCGGTTTATCCCTC is part of the Kroppenstedtia pulmonis genome and harbors:
- the pheT gene encoding phenylalanine--tRNA ligase subunit beta is translated as MQVSYRWLKEYVDLKGVTPEQLAEELTRGGIEVDGIQPRNNGVEKVVVGKVLDTQPHPNADKLKVCTVDVNEEDPLQIVCGAANVAKGQYVPVALHKARLPGGVKIKKSKLRGVASQGMICSADELGLPEKLLTKHQQDGILVLPEETKIGSDVAEVLELDDYILELDLTPNRSDCLSMRGVAYEAAALLDRELNLPQTEEKVGKGKEVDITLDVEEDCPFYALQVVKNLKLGPSPQWMQNRLMAAGVRPINNVVDVTNYVMLEYGQPLHAFDYQKVSDEEIIVRRARAGETVETLDGVTRGCDEETLLITDGEKPIAIAGVMGGANSEVTEETTTVLLESAYFSPTLVRRTARRLGLRSEASNRFEKGVDPEGIIPALERAVHLLTELAGGQAASPVTVEKVGDVEEVTIQLRHNRLTGLLGVQITEEAVRDIFKRLRFETEVKNETYRVQVPSRRPDLSIEVDLIEEVARLYGYNRIPSTLPWGQQFPGSLTQEQKLRRRIRHTLQDVGLFEVIGYSLTHPKRLKEIASLYSGFQPIRISMPMSDERKVLRTSLIPQLVETAEYNVHRRQEEIRLFELSRVFLTEEKLKDDLPEERWMLAGLLTGSGAGKHWGKQEETLDFYTVKGLLEMLFTRLGVKGVNYRAAQLKGYHPGRTAELVIGEETVGILGQLHPKVEANHDLDDTYVFELDLVKVLEKAGEHIVGYHPLPVYPSSSRDLALVVDESLPAGELEAVIRSAGGDLLEKVNLFDVFTGNQVGEGKKSVAYSLTYRSDDRTLTDEEVNQAHQRVVEQLESLTGATLRK
- the sspI gene encoding small acid-soluble spore protein SspI; the encoded protein is MNFPIRGAVIHNIRDMDETELREMITESIQRGEEKLLPGLGVLFEVIWEGSNKKQQDEMVDLLYEHLPREQAQPPISPS
- a CDS encoding potassium channel family protein — protein: MSKQFAVIGLGRFGGSVAKTLHDMGYEVLAMDRDPQRVQDYAQIVTHAVEADSTDEKALRALGIRNFDVVVVSIGEDIQSSIMTTLILLEIGVEKVVVKAKNDLHGKVLYKIGAYKVVYPERDMGVRLVHNLISPNILDYIELADDYSIIEVSAGDFFAGKSLEQLDIRAKYGCNVMAIKSKDGINIAPLAHDVIHAKDILVVIGHNNDLKKLEEKA
- a CDS encoding Hsp20/alpha crystallin family protein; protein product: MGKLYPWYPSLFEQGFRKWSEQMKNLWDEQGKGIRSDYYQTDQEVVVVVEIPGLSPMHAIEVKVVENILFIQGTMQEKGEETGFLSQSSFLFNLLLPAKVDPTRIKTDFEQDDGVLTLRLPKV
- the pheS gene encoding phenylalanine--tRNA ligase subunit alpha, with protein sequence MKDRLQALEQEAFTSIRSIGDVEELKALRVRYLGKKGELTEILRGMKDVAPDERPVIGSLANDIRARLEEGISSREEELQEQALEIRLRHEQIDVTLPGKPQALGGIHPISAVIEQIEDIFVGMGFEVAEGPEVELDSYNFESLNIPKDHPARDMQDSFYVTPEILLRTHTSPVQVRTMEKKEGQVPVKIICPGKVYRRDDDDATHSHQFHQVEGLVVDRGIAMSELHGILAAFAEKLFGMELETRLRPSYFPFTEPSVEMDISCVQCGGQGCRMCKETGWIEILGAGMVHPRVLEGAGYDSERYTGFAFGMGPDRIALLKYGIDDIRHFYTNDLRFLRQFQSV
- a CDS encoding M42 family metallopeptidase; this translates as MSKDGGFRQMLAELTEAAGPPGHEAPARSTMERWAEPVADELKRDHLGSVIAVKKGTDHPRIMVAGHLDEVGFMVTQITEDGFLRFQPLGGWWSQVVSAQRVEVHTHKGTYLGVIGSKPPHLLSPKQREKATSMDDLFIDLGVSNKEEVEALGVMPGDTVVPWSPFTEMANSDYWLAKAMDNRMGCAVAVEVLRRLKGRNHPNHVYGVGTVMEEVGRRGAITATATVKPDIGFAVDVGIAGDTPGCGPNQAPGKLGEGPQLILYDAGHVPHRGLSRLVERTAEENGIPLQHEWINRGATDASYIHLHGKGVPTVSLGVPSRYIHSHTSIIHRKDAEHLVDLLVALILRLDAETVEKLKFD
- a CDS encoding TrmH family RNA methyltransferase, which gives rise to MKIRQITSSQNDHAKRWRKLGSRKGREKYGALLVEGEHLLLEAIRAEWTVRSVLVADEETSVLDRIPLAEEVPIYSLYPSNFSQLVDTQTPQGIAAEVMIPAVEQYEPSHQEKVLLLDGIQDPGNLGAILRTAEATGIRDIWLGPGTVDPFNPKVVRSAMGSLFRSRLRRIDLRQAITDLQAQGFFVVSTNPRAEKTHFQCIYPDKTAVLLGNEGRGVHPDLEEMADAQVQIPMPGKVESLNVSVTAGILLYEMVRQEWEKE
- the thiD gene encoding bifunctional hydroxymethylpyrimidine kinase/phosphomethylpyrimidine kinase; translated protein: MTIPRALTIAGSDSGGGAGIQADLKTFQELGVFGMSALTAITAQNTQTVTGIYELSEEAVGRQIDAVVEDIGVDAVKTGMIASISIMEVIADKVRQHRLSPLVIDPVMISKSGAALLDQPARQALKQTLLPLATLVTPNLHEAEVIVNRSLSTSQERMDAAKQILDMGASAVIIKGGHTEDEEAVDLFYDGEEFHTFSAPRYHTPHTHGTGCTFSAALAASLAKGESMYKAVETAKQFITKAISHSLNIGKGHGPTNHWAYNRYSKD